A window of the Citrus sinensis cultivar Valencia sweet orange chromosome 9, DVS_A1.0, whole genome shotgun sequence genome harbors these coding sequences:
- the LOC127898637 gene encoding probable leucine-rich repeat receptor-like protein kinase At1g35710 isoform X1, with the protein MIIEPRLIFHYAMMSPNLKNNLVIFSLIFFILFCASNFPPVVSFYYMEEAHALLKWKTSLQNHNNGSLLSSWTLNNVTKTSPCAWVGIHCNRGGRVNSINLTSIGLKGMLHDFSFSSFPHMAYLDLWRNQLYGNIPPQIGNISRLKYLDLSYNSFSGTIPPQIGHLSYLKTLHLFENKLNGSIPYEVGRLCSLNYLALYSNYLEDLIPPSLGNLSNLATFYLYDNSLSGSIPGEIGNLRSLSDLELSNNKLSGSIPPSLGNLSNLATLYLYENSLSGSIPCEIGNLRSLSDLELSNNKLSGSIPPSLGNLSNLATLYLYDNSLSGSIPSEIGNLRSLSNLALNNNKLSGSIPPSLGNLSNLATLYLYNNSLSGSIPGEIGNLSSLSNLALNNNKLSGSIPPSLDNLSNLATLYLYNNSLSGSIPSEFGNLRSLSKLSLGYNKLSGSIPPSLGNLSNLATLYLYENSLSGSILGEIGNLRSLSDLELSNNKLSGSIPPSLGNLSNLATLYLHENSLFGSIPCEIGNLRSLSDLELSNNKLSGSIPPSLGNLSNLATLYLYDNSLSGSIPSEIGNLRSLSNLALYNNKLSGSIPPSLGNLSNLAALYLYENSLSGSIPSEFGNLRSLSTLTLGYNKLSGIIPHSLGNLTKLATLYIHNNLLSGSIPSEIGNLRSLFNLELNNNTLRGSIPLSFRNLTSLIRLRLDRNYLSSNISESFYIYPNLTFIDLSHNNFYGEISSDWGRCPKLGTLDFSVNNITGNIPPEIGHSSQLGVLDLSSNHIVGEIPTELGKFNFLIKLILAQNQLSGQLSPKLGSLAQLEHLDLSSNRLNNSIPKSFGNLVKLHYLNLSNNQFCRGIPIKLEELIHLSELDLSYNFLREAIPSQICILQSLENLNLSHNSLSGLIPSCFEKMRGLLRIDISYNELQGPIPNSTTFRDAPIEAL; encoded by the coding sequence ATGATTATCGAGCCTCGGTTGATCTTCCATTACGCAATGATGTCAccaaacttgaaaaataatttagtaattttctcactcattttttttatcctattTTGTGCTTCAAATTTTCCACCggttgtttctttttattatatggaAGAAGCCCACGCACTTCTCAAATGGAAAACTAGCCttcaaaatcataataatgGATCTCTCCTATCTTCATGGACTCTTAACAATGTCACCAAAACAAGCCCATGTGCTTGGGTTGGAATTCATTGCAACCGTGGTGGAAGAGTCAATAGTATTAACCTCACAAGTATAGGTTTAAAAGGTATGCTTCATGATTTCTCATTCTCATCATTTCCTCATATGGCGTATCTTGATCTTTGGCGCAATCAACTCTATGGAAACATCCCACCTCAAATTGGTAACATTTCAAGACTTAAGTACCTTGATTTATCATATAATTCGTTTTCTGGTACCATACCACCACAAATTGGCCACCTAAGTTATCTCAAGACCCTTCACTTGTtcgagaataaattaaatggcTCAATTCCTTATGAAGTAGGTAGGTTATGTTCTCTAAACTACCTTGCTTTGTactcaaattatttagaaGATTTAATCCCTCCATCTTTGGGAAATTTGAGCAACTTAgctaccttttatctttatgaCAATTCACTTTCTGGCTCAATTCCAGGTGAAATAGGAAACTTGAGGTCTCTTTCCGATCTAGAATTGAGCAATAATAAACTCAGTGGCTCAATCCCTCCATCTTTGGGCAATTTGAGCAACTTAGCTACCTTGTATCTTTATGAAAATTCACTTTCTGGCTCAATTCCATGTGAAATAGGAAACTTGAGGTCTCTTTCCGATCTAGAATTGAGCAATAATAAACTCAGTGGCTCAATCCCTCCATCTTTGGGCAATTTGAGCAACTTAGCTACCTTGTATCTTTATGACAATTCACTTTCTGGCTCAATTCCAAGTGAAATAGGAAACTTGAGGTCTCTTTCTAATCTAGCATTGAACAATAATAAACTCAGTGGCTCAATCCCTCCATCTTTGGGCAATTTGAGCAATTTAGCTACCTTGTATCTTTATAACAATTCACTTTCTGGCTCAATTCCAGGTGAAATAGGAAACTTGAGCTCTCTTTCTAATCTAGCATTGAACAATAATAAACTCAGTGGCTCAATCCCTCCATCTTTGGACAATTTGAGCAACTTAGCTACCTTGTATCTTTATAACAATTCACTTTCTGGCTCAATTCCAAGTGAATTTGGAAACTTGAGGTCTCTTTCCAAACTTAGTTTAGGGTACAATAAACTCAGTGGCTCAATCCCTCCATCTTTGGGCAATTTGAGCAACTTAGCTACCTTGTATCTTTATGAAAATTCACTTTCTGGCTCAATTCTAGGTGAAATTGGAAACTTGAGGTCTCTTTCCGATCTAGAATTGAGCAATAATAAACTCAGTGGCTCAATCCCTCCATCTTTGGGCAATTTGAGCAACTTAGCTACCTTGTATCTTCATGAAAATTCACTTTTTGGCTCAATTCCATGTGAAATAGGAAACTTGAGGTCTCTTTCCGATCTAGAATTGAGCAATAATAAACTCAGTGGCTCAATCCCTCCATCTTTGGGCAATTTGAGCAACTTAGCTACCTTGTATCTTTATGACAATTCACTTTCTGGCTCAATTCCAAGTGAAATAGGAAACTTGAGGTCTCTTTCTAATCTAGCATTGTACAATAATAAACTCAGTGGCTCAATCCCTCCATCTTTGGGCAATTTGAGCAACTTAGCTGCCTTGTATCTTTATGAAAATTCACTTTCTGGCTCAATTCCAAGTGAATTTGGAAACTTAAGGTCTCTTTCCACACTTACTTTAGGGTACAATAAACTCAGTGGCATAATCCCTCATTCTTTAGGTAACCTAACCAAATTGGCTACATTGTATATTCATAACAATTTACTTTCTGGCTCAATTCCAAGTGAAATAGGAAACTTGAGGTCTCTTttcaatttagaattaaacaataatacaCTCCGTGGCTCAATCCCTCTATCTTTCAGAAATTTGACAAGCCTAATAAGATTACGTCTCGATAGAAACTATCTAAGCAGCAATATATCtgaatctttttatatttatccaAACTTAACTTTCATAGACCTTAGCCACAATAACTTTTATGGTGAAATCTCATCTGATTGGGGAAGATGTCCAAAGTTAGGCACTTTAGATTTTtctgtaaataatattactgGCAATATACCTCCTGAAATTGGACACTCATCTCAATTAGGAGTTCTTGATCTTTCATCAAATCATATTGTTGGCGAGATTCCAACAGAACTTggcaagtttaattttttgatcaAGCTCATTTTGGCTCAGAATCAGCTTTCTGGACAGCTATCTCCAAAACTTGGGTCACTCGCTCAACTCGAGCACCTTGACTTGTCTTCCAATAGATTAAACAATTCGATCCCAAAAAGTTTTGGCAACTTGGTCAAATTGcattacttaaatttgagcAATAATCAGTTCTGTCGGGGAATTCCAATTAAATTGGAGGAGTTAATTCATCTTTCAGAGTTGGATTTAAGTTATAACTTTCTCAGAGAAGCAATACCATCTCAAATCTGCATTTTACAAAGTTTGGAGAACTTGAATCTTTCCCACAATAGCCTCTCAGGTCTCATTCCAAGTTGCTTCGAAAAAATGCGTGGCTTGCTACGCATTGACATATCCTACAATGAGTTACAAGGTCCAATTCCTAACAGCACAACATTCAGAGATGCTCCAATAGAAGCACTATAA
- the LOC127898637 gene encoding probable leucine-rich repeat receptor-like protein kinase At1g35710 isoform X2 → MIIEPRLIFHYAMMSPNLKNNLVIFSLIFFILFCASNFPPVVSFYYMEEAHALLKWKTSLQNHNNGSLLSSWTLNNVTKTSPCAWVGIHCNRGGRVNSINLTSIGLKGMLHDFSFSSFPHMAYLDLWRNQLYGNIPPQIGNISRLKYLDLSYNSFSGTIPPQIGHLSYLKTLHLFENKLNGSIPYEVGRLCSLNYLALYSNYLEDLIPPSLGNLSNLATFYLYDNSLSGSIPGEIGNLRSLSDLELSNNKLSGSIPPSLGNLSNLATLYLYDNSLSGSIPSEIGNLRSLSNLALNNNKLSGSIPPSLGNLSNLATLYLYNNSLSGSIPGEIGNLSSLSNLALNNNKLSGSIPPSLDNLSNLATLYLYNNSLSGSIPSEFGNLRSLSKLSLGYNKLSGSIPPSLGNLSNLATLYLYENSLSGSILGEIGNLRSLSDLELSNNKLSGSIPPSLGNLSNLATLYLHENSLFGSIPCEIGNLRSLSDLELSNNKLSGSIPPSLGNLSNLATLYLYDNSLSGSIPSEIGNLRSLSNLALYNNKLSGSIPPSLGNLSNLAALYLYENSLSGSIPSEFGNLRSLSTLTLGYNKLSGIIPHSLGNLTKLATLYIHNNLLSGSIPSEIGNLRSLFNLELNNNTLRGSIPLSFRNLTSLIRLRLDRNYLSSNISESFYIYPNLTFIDLSHNNFYGEISSDWGRCPKLGTLDFSVNNITGNIPPEIGHSSQLGVLDLSSNHIVGEIPTELGKFNFLIKLILAQNQLSGQLSPKLGSLAQLEHLDLSSNRLNNSIPKSFGNLVKLHYLNLSNNQFCRGIPIKLEELIHLSELDLSYNFLREAIPSQICILQSLENLNLSHNSLSGLIPSCFEKMRGLLRIDISYNELQGPIPNSTTFRDAPIEAL, encoded by the exons ATGATTATCGAGCCTCGGTTGATCTTCCATTACGCAATGATGTCAccaaacttgaaaaataatttagtaattttctcactcattttttttatcctattTTGTGCTTCAAATTTTCCACCggttgtttctttttattatatggaAGAAGCCCACGCACTTCTCAAATGGAAAACTAGCCttcaaaatcataataatgGATCTCTCCTATCTTCATGGACTCTTAACAATGTCACCAAAACAAGCCCATGTGCTTGGGTTGGAATTCATTGCAACCGTGGTGGAAGAGTCAATAGTATTAACCTCACAAGTATAGGTTTAAAAGGTATGCTTCATGATTTCTCATTCTCATCATTTCCTCATATGGCGTATCTTGATCTTTGGCGCAATCAACTCTATGGAAACATCCCACCTCAAATTGGTAACATTTCAAGACTTAAGTACCTTGATTTATCATATAATTCGTTTTCTGGTACCATACCACCACAAATTGGCCACCTAAGTTATCTCAAGACCCTTCACTTGTtcgagaataaattaaatggcTCAATTCCTTATGAAGTAGGTAGGTTATGTTCTCTAAACTACCTTGCTTTGTactcaaattatttagaaGATTTAATCCCTCCATCTTTGGGAAATTTGAGCAACTTAgctaccttttatctttatgaCAATTCACTTTCTGGCTCAATTCCAGGTGAAATAGGAAACTTGAG GTCTCTTTCCGATCTAGAATTGAGCAATAATAAACTCAGTGGCTCAATCCCTCCATCTTTGGGCAATTTGAGCAACTTAGCTACCTTGTATCTTTATGACAATTCACTTTCTGGCTCAATTCCAAGTGAAATAGGAAACTTGAGGTCTCTTTCTAATCTAGCATTGAACAATAATAAACTCAGTGGCTCAATCCCTCCATCTTTGGGCAATTTGAGCAATTTAGCTACCTTGTATCTTTATAACAATTCACTTTCTGGCTCAATTCCAGGTGAAATAGGAAACTTGAGCTCTCTTTCTAATCTAGCATTGAACAATAATAAACTCAGTGGCTCAATCCCTCCATCTTTGGACAATTTGAGCAACTTAGCTACCTTGTATCTTTATAACAATTCACTTTCTGGCTCAATTCCAAGTGAATTTGGAAACTTGAGGTCTCTTTCCAAACTTAGTTTAGGGTACAATAAACTCAGTGGCTCAATCCCTCCATCTTTGGGCAATTTGAGCAACTTAGCTACCTTGTATCTTTATGAAAATTCACTTTCTGGCTCAATTCTAGGTGAAATTGGAAACTTGAGGTCTCTTTCCGATCTAGAATTGAGCAATAATAAACTCAGTGGCTCAATCCCTCCATCTTTGGGCAATTTGAGCAACTTAGCTACCTTGTATCTTCATGAAAATTCACTTTTTGGCTCAATTCCATGTGAAATAGGAAACTTGAGGTCTCTTTCCGATCTAGAATTGAGCAATAATAAACTCAGTGGCTCAATCCCTCCATCTTTGGGCAATTTGAGCAACTTAGCTACCTTGTATCTTTATGACAATTCACTTTCTGGCTCAATTCCAAGTGAAATAGGAAACTTGAGGTCTCTTTCTAATCTAGCATTGTACAATAATAAACTCAGTGGCTCAATCCCTCCATCTTTGGGCAATTTGAGCAACTTAGCTGCCTTGTATCTTTATGAAAATTCACTTTCTGGCTCAATTCCAAGTGAATTTGGAAACTTAAGGTCTCTTTCCACACTTACTTTAGGGTACAATAAACTCAGTGGCATAATCCCTCATTCTTTAGGTAACCTAACCAAATTGGCTACATTGTATATTCATAACAATTTACTTTCTGGCTCAATTCCAAGTGAAATAGGAAACTTGAGGTCTCTTttcaatttagaattaaacaataatacaCTCCGTGGCTCAATCCCTCTATCTTTCAGAAATTTGACAAGCCTAATAAGATTACGTCTCGATAGAAACTATCTAAGCAGCAATATATCtgaatctttttatatttatccaAACTTAACTTTCATAGACCTTAGCCACAATAACTTTTATGGTGAAATCTCATCTGATTGGGGAAGATGTCCAAAGTTAGGCACTTTAGATTTTtctgtaaataatattactgGCAATATACCTCCTGAAATTGGACACTCATCTCAATTAGGAGTTCTTGATCTTTCATCAAATCATATTGTTGGCGAGATTCCAACAGAACTTggcaagtttaattttttgatcaAGCTCATTTTGGCTCAGAATCAGCTTTCTGGACAGCTATCTCCAAAACTTGGGTCACTCGCTCAACTCGAGCACCTTGACTTGTCTTCCAATAGATTAAACAATTCGATCCCAAAAAGTTTTGGCAACTTGGTCAAATTGcattacttaaatttgagcAATAATCAGTTCTGTCGGGGAATTCCAATTAAATTGGAGGAGTTAATTCATCTTTCAGAGTTGGATTTAAGTTATAACTTTCTCAGAGAAGCAATACCATCTCAAATCTGCATTTTACAAAGTTTGGAGAACTTGAATCTTTCCCACAATAGCCTCTCAGGTCTCATTCCAAGTTGCTTCGAAAAAATGCGTGGCTTGCTACGCATTGACATATCCTACAATGAGTTACAAGGTCCAATTCCTAACAGCACAACATTCAGAGATGCTCCAATAGAAGCACTATAA
- the LOC127898637 gene encoding probable leucine-rich repeat receptor-like protein kinase At1g35710 isoform X4 → MIIEPRLIFHYAMMSPNLKNNLVIFSLIFFILFCASNFPPVVSFYYMEEAHALLKWKTSLQNHNNGSLLSSWTLNNVTKTSPCAWVGIHCNRGGRVNSINLTSIGLKGMLHDFSFSSFPHMAYLDLWRNQLYGNIPPQIGNISRLKYLDLSYNSFSGTIPPQIGHLSYLKTLHLFENKLNGSIPYEVGRLCSLNYLALYSNYLEDLIPPSLGNLSNLATFYLYDNSLSGSIPGEIGNLRSLSNLALNNNKLSGSIPPSLGNLSNLATLYLYNNSLSGSIPGEIGNLSSLSNLALNNNKLSGSIPPSLDNLSNLATLYLYNNSLSGSIPSEFGNLRSLSKLSLGYNKLSGSIPPSLGNLSNLATLYLYENSLSGSILGEIGNLRSLSDLELSNNKLSGSIPPSLGNLSNLATLYLHENSLFGSIPCEIGNLRSLSDLELSNNKLSGSIPPSLGNLSNLATLYLYDNSLSGSIPSEIGNLRSLSNLALYNNKLSGSIPPSLGNLSNLAALYLYENSLSGSIPSEFGNLRSLSTLTLGYNKLSGIIPHSLGNLTKLATLYIHNNLLSGSIPSEIGNLRSLFNLELNNNTLRGSIPLSFRNLTSLIRLRLDRNYLSSNISESFYIYPNLTFIDLSHNNFYGEISSDWGRCPKLGTLDFSVNNITGNIPPEIGHSSQLGVLDLSSNHIVGEIPTELGKFNFLIKLILAQNQLSGQLSPKLGSLAQLEHLDLSSNRLNNSIPKSFGNLVKLHYLNLSNNQFCRGIPIKLEELIHLSELDLSYNFLREAIPSQICILQSLENLNLSHNSLSGLIPSCFEKMRGLLRIDISYNELQGPIPNSTTFRDAPIEAL, encoded by the exons ATGATTATCGAGCCTCGGTTGATCTTCCATTACGCAATGATGTCAccaaacttgaaaaataatttagtaattttctcactcattttttttatcctattTTGTGCTTCAAATTTTCCACCggttgtttctttttattatatggaAGAAGCCCACGCACTTCTCAAATGGAAAACTAGCCttcaaaatcataataatgGATCTCTCCTATCTTCATGGACTCTTAACAATGTCACCAAAACAAGCCCATGTGCTTGGGTTGGAATTCATTGCAACCGTGGTGGAAGAGTCAATAGTATTAACCTCACAAGTATAGGTTTAAAAGGTATGCTTCATGATTTCTCATTCTCATCATTTCCTCATATGGCGTATCTTGATCTTTGGCGCAATCAACTCTATGGAAACATCCCACCTCAAATTGGTAACATTTCAAGACTTAAGTACCTTGATTTATCATATAATTCGTTTTCTGGTACCATACCACCACAAATTGGCCACCTAAGTTATCTCAAGACCCTTCACTTGTtcgagaataaattaaatggcTCAATTCCTTATGAAGTAGGTAGGTTATGTTCTCTAAACTACCTTGCTTTGTactcaaattatttagaaGATTTAATCCCTCCATCTTTGGGAAATTTGAGCAACTTAgctaccttttatctttatgaCAATTCACTTTCTGGCTCAATTCCAGGTGAAATAGGAAACTTGAG GTCTCTTTCTAATCTAGCATTGAACAATAATAAACTCAGTGGCTCAATCCCTCCATCTTTGGGCAATTTGAGCAATTTAGCTACCTTGTATCTTTATAACAATTCACTTTCTGGCTCAATTCCAGGTGAAATAGGAAACTTGAGCTCTCTTTCTAATCTAGCATTGAACAATAATAAACTCAGTGGCTCAATCCCTCCATCTTTGGACAATTTGAGCAACTTAGCTACCTTGTATCTTTATAACAATTCACTTTCTGGCTCAATTCCAAGTGAATTTGGAAACTTGAGGTCTCTTTCCAAACTTAGTTTAGGGTACAATAAACTCAGTGGCTCAATCCCTCCATCTTTGGGCAATTTGAGCAACTTAGCTACCTTGTATCTTTATGAAAATTCACTTTCTGGCTCAATTCTAGGTGAAATTGGAAACTTGAGGTCTCTTTCCGATCTAGAATTGAGCAATAATAAACTCAGTGGCTCAATCCCTCCATCTTTGGGCAATTTGAGCAACTTAGCTACCTTGTATCTTCATGAAAATTCACTTTTTGGCTCAATTCCATGTGAAATAGGAAACTTGAGGTCTCTTTCCGATCTAGAATTGAGCAATAATAAACTCAGTGGCTCAATCCCTCCATCTTTGGGCAATTTGAGCAACTTAGCTACCTTGTATCTTTATGACAATTCACTTTCTGGCTCAATTCCAAGTGAAATAGGAAACTTGAGGTCTCTTTCTAATCTAGCATTGTACAATAATAAACTCAGTGGCTCAATCCCTCCATCTTTGGGCAATTTGAGCAACTTAGCTGCCTTGTATCTTTATGAAAATTCACTTTCTGGCTCAATTCCAAGTGAATTTGGAAACTTAAGGTCTCTTTCCACACTTACTTTAGGGTACAATAAACTCAGTGGCATAATCCCTCATTCTTTAGGTAACCTAACCAAATTGGCTACATTGTATATTCATAACAATTTACTTTCTGGCTCAATTCCAAGTGAAATAGGAAACTTGAGGTCTCTTttcaatttagaattaaacaataatacaCTCCGTGGCTCAATCCCTCTATCTTTCAGAAATTTGACAAGCCTAATAAGATTACGTCTCGATAGAAACTATCTAAGCAGCAATATATCtgaatctttttatatttatccaAACTTAACTTTCATAGACCTTAGCCACAATAACTTTTATGGTGAAATCTCATCTGATTGGGGAAGATGTCCAAAGTTAGGCACTTTAGATTTTtctgtaaataatattactgGCAATATACCTCCTGAAATTGGACACTCATCTCAATTAGGAGTTCTTGATCTTTCATCAAATCATATTGTTGGCGAGATTCCAACAGAACTTggcaagtttaattttttgatcaAGCTCATTTTGGCTCAGAATCAGCTTTCTGGACAGCTATCTCCAAAACTTGGGTCACTCGCTCAACTCGAGCACCTTGACTTGTCTTCCAATAGATTAAACAATTCGATCCCAAAAAGTTTTGGCAACTTGGTCAAATTGcattacttaaatttgagcAATAATCAGTTCTGTCGGGGAATTCCAATTAAATTGGAGGAGTTAATTCATCTTTCAGAGTTGGATTTAAGTTATAACTTTCTCAGAGAAGCAATACCATCTCAAATCTGCATTTTACAAAGTTTGGAGAACTTGAATCTTTCCCACAATAGCCTCTCAGGTCTCATTCCAAGTTGCTTCGAAAAAATGCGTGGCTTGCTACGCATTGACATATCCTACAATGAGTTACAAGGTCCAATTCCTAACAGCACAACATTCAGAGATGCTCCAATAGAAGCACTATAA
- the LOC127898637 gene encoding probable leucine-rich repeat receptor-like protein kinase At1g35710 isoform X3, translated as MIIEPRLIFHYAMMSPNLKNNLVIFSLIFFILFCASNFPPVVSFYYMEEAHALLKWKTSLQNHNNGSLLSSWTLNNVTKTSPCAWVGIHCNRGGRVNSINLTSIGLKGMLHDFSFSSFPHMAYLDLWRNQLYGNIPPQIGNISRLKYLDLSYNSFSGTIPPQIGHLSYLKTLHLFENKLNGSIPYEVGRLCSLNYLALYSNYLEDLIPPSLGNLSNLATFYLYDNSLSGSIPGEIGNLRSLSDLELSNNKLSGSIPPSLGNLSNLATLYLYENSLSGSIPCEIGNLRSLSNLALNNNKLSGSIPPSLGNLSNLATLYLYNNSLSGSIPGEIGNLSSLSNLALNNNKLSGSIPPSLDNLSNLATLYLYNNSLSGSIPSEFGNLRSLSKLSLGYNKLSGSIPPSLGNLSNLATLYLYENSLSGSILGEIGNLRSLSDLELSNNKLSGSIPPSLGNLSNLATLYLHENSLFGSIPCEIGNLRSLSDLELSNNKLSGSIPPSLGNLSNLATLYLYDNSLSGSIPSEIGNLRSLSNLALYNNKLSGSIPPSLGNLSNLAALYLYENSLSGSIPSEFGNLRSLSTLTLGYNKLSGIIPHSLGNLTKLATLYIHNNLLSGSIPSEIGNLRSLFNLELNNNTLRGSIPLSFRNLTSLIRLRLDRNYLSSNISESFYIYPNLTFIDLSHNNFYGEISSDWGRCPKLGTLDFSVNNITGNIPPEIGHSSQLGVLDLSSNHIVGEIPTELGKFNFLIKLILAQNQLSGQLSPKLGSLAQLEHLDLSSNRLNNSIPKSFGNLVKLHYLNLSNNQFCRGIPIKLEELIHLSELDLSYNFLREAIPSQICILQSLENLNLSHNSLSGLIPSCFEKMRGLLRIDISYNELQGPIPNSTTFRDAPIEAL; from the exons ATGATTATCGAGCCTCGGTTGATCTTCCATTACGCAATGATGTCAccaaacttgaaaaataatttagtaattttctcactcattttttttatcctattTTGTGCTTCAAATTTTCCACCggttgtttctttttattatatggaAGAAGCCCACGCACTTCTCAAATGGAAAACTAGCCttcaaaatcataataatgGATCTCTCCTATCTTCATGGACTCTTAACAATGTCACCAAAACAAGCCCATGTGCTTGGGTTGGAATTCATTGCAACCGTGGTGGAAGAGTCAATAGTATTAACCTCACAAGTATAGGTTTAAAAGGTATGCTTCATGATTTCTCATTCTCATCATTTCCTCATATGGCGTATCTTGATCTTTGGCGCAATCAACTCTATGGAAACATCCCACCTCAAATTGGTAACATTTCAAGACTTAAGTACCTTGATTTATCATATAATTCGTTTTCTGGTACCATACCACCACAAATTGGCCACCTAAGTTATCTCAAGACCCTTCACTTGTtcgagaataaattaaatggcTCAATTCCTTATGAAGTAGGTAGGTTATGTTCTCTAAACTACCTTGCTTTGTactcaaattatttagaaGATTTAATCCCTCCATCTTTGGGAAATTTGAGCAACTTAgctaccttttatctttatgaCAATTCACTTTCTGGCTCAATTCCAGGTGAAATAGGAAACTTGAGGTCTCTTTCCGATCTAGAATTGAGCAATAATAAACTCAGTGGCTCAATCCCTCCATCTTTGGGCAATTTGAGCAACTTAGCTACCTTGTATCTTTATGAAAATTCACTTTCTGGCTCAATTCCATGTGAAATAGGAAACTTGAG GTCTCTTTCTAATCTAGCATTGAACAATAATAAACTCAGTGGCTCAATCCCTCCATCTTTGGGCAATTTGAGCAATTTAGCTACCTTGTATCTTTATAACAATTCACTTTCTGGCTCAATTCCAGGTGAAATAGGAAACTTGAGCTCTCTTTCTAATCTAGCATTGAACAATAATAAACTCAGTGGCTCAATCCCTCCATCTTTGGACAATTTGAGCAACTTAGCTACCTTGTATCTTTATAACAATTCACTTTCTGGCTCAATTCCAAGTGAATTTGGAAACTTGAGGTCTCTTTCCAAACTTAGTTTAGGGTACAATAAACTCAGTGGCTCAATCCCTCCATCTTTGGGCAATTTGAGCAACTTAGCTACCTTGTATCTTTATGAAAATTCACTTTCTGGCTCAATTCTAGGTGAAATTGGAAACTTGAGGTCTCTTTCCGATCTAGAATTGAGCAATAATAAACTCAGTGGCTCAATCCCTCCATCTTTGGGCAATTTGAGCAACTTAGCTACCTTGTATCTTCATGAAAATTCACTTTTTGGCTCAATTCCATGTGAAATAGGAAACTTGAGGTCTCTTTCCGATCTAGAATTGAGCAATAATAAACTCAGTGGCTCAATCCCTCCATCTTTGGGCAATTTGAGCAACTTAGCTACCTTGTATCTTTATGACAATTCACTTTCTGGCTCAATTCCAAGTGAAATAGGAAACTTGAGGTCTCTTTCTAATCTAGCATTGTACAATAATAAACTCAGTGGCTCAATCCCTCCATCTTTGGGCAATTTGAGCAACTTAGCTGCCTTGTATCTTTATGAAAATTCACTTTCTGGCTCAATTCCAAGTGAATTTGGAAACTTAAGGTCTCTTTCCACACTTACTTTAGGGTACAATAAACTCAGTGGCATAATCCCTCATTCTTTAGGTAACCTAACCAAATTGGCTACATTGTATATTCATAACAATTTACTTTCTGGCTCAATTCCAAGTGAAATAGGAAACTTGAGGTCTCTTttcaatttagaattaaacaataatacaCTCCGTGGCTCAATCCCTCTATCTTTCAGAAATTTGACAAGCCTAATAAGATTACGTCTCGATAGAAACTATCTAAGCAGCAATATATCtgaatctttttatatttatccaAACTTAACTTTCATAGACCTTAGCCACAATAACTTTTATGGTGAAATCTCATCTGATTGGGGAAGATGTCCAAAGTTAGGCACTTTAGATTTTtctgtaaataatattactgGCAATATACCTCCTGAAATTGGACACTCATCTCAATTAGGAGTTCTTGATCTTTCATCAAATCATATTGTTGGCGAGATTCCAACAGAACTTggcaagtttaattttttgatcaAGCTCATTTTGGCTCAGAATCAGCTTTCTGGACAGCTATCTCCAAAACTTGGGTCACTCGCTCAACTCGAGCACCTTGACTTGTCTTCCAATAGATTAAACAATTCGATCCCAAAAAGTTTTGGCAACTTGGTCAAATTGcattacttaaatttgagcAATAATCAGTTCTGTCGGGGAATTCCAATTAAATTGGAGGAGTTAATTCATCTTTCAGAGTTGGATTTAAGTTATAACTTTCTCAGAGAAGCAATACCATCTCAAATCTGCATTTTACAAAGTTTGGAGAACTTGAATCTTTCCCACAATAGCCTCTCAGGTCTCATTCCAAGTTGCTTCGAAAAAATGCGTGGCTTGCTACGCATTGACATATCCTACAATGAGTTACAAGGTCCAATTCCTAACAGCACAACATTCAGAGATGCTCCAATAGAAGCACTATAA